ATTCATGTTCAACTGCTCGAAGAAATACCGCTGGCTGTACAGGCCCGTGGCCTCGTCGTGGACCTGCAGCTTTCGCAGTTCCTGCTCCAGTGTTTTGTAAGAGCTTACATCCGTGAGGAGCAGAAGGATGCTGTTCCCGCCGCCCTCCTTGTTGCGGATCACCGTTTGGGTCACGCGAAGGTGGACGGGATTTCCCTTTTTTCCGGGGAGCCGGAGCGCGAATCGAATCACGCCCCTTTTCTTCGCCTTCTCAAGCTGGGTGGAAACGTTCTTCTTTTGCGCCGGGTCGGGAAGAACGGCATGTAGCGGCACGCCGGACAATTCGCTCCGCTTGCGGCCAAGCCATTCTCCGGCCTGCTTGTTGACGTAGCATATTCGCTGGGACCCGTCGAGCAGGACGATTCCCTCGCCTACGGCTTCGAGCAGGGTCTCGTAGGGAACGGGAATCTCGGCGCCTTGGGTATCTTTCATAAAAAGCGCGTCCCAGCTGATCCGACAAACGACTCCTCGGCTGCCTTGTTTCCGCCGTCTCCGATTTCCCGTTTCTTCTTAAACATCCGAATCGGAGCGTTTCGCCGGAGGCGCTCAGCCGGTATGCTTCATAAGCGCGCGAATCTTGGTGCGGTCTTCGTCGGAGACGTAGGAAAACGTGACGGCGTAGCCCTTGGCGCCCCGGAACCCCTTTTCCTGGGCACGCACGATGAAGCCTTGCGCCACGACGGGCTCGCGCGAGACCGTCGTGTAGAATTGAAGGGCTACTTTCGTGCCCACCTCGAACTCCTTGAACGTTTCCAGAAGAACGCCCGTTTCGCTCACGTTAATGCTGGAGCTCAGAACGAAGTCGTTTTTGTTCTTTCCGTCCTCCAGCAATTTTACTATCGTGTGGTAGGACATCCTCGGCGCGATGTTGACGAGACGATCCACCTTGAGCTTCAAAACACTCCCATTGATGGGCTTCGTTATAAAATCGTTGCACCCCGCCTTGAAGCATTCCAGCTTCTGCTCCTCCGAGCCTTTCGACGTAATGATGACAATGGGAATGTCTGTAACTTCGGGATCTTCGCGCACGCGCTTCGTGACTTCGGTGCCGTTGATGTCGGGAAGCATGAAATCCAGAAGAACCAGCGAGGGCTTATGGCGCTTGATAAGGTCGAGAGCCTGCTGGCCCGTGGTGGCTTTGACAAGATTGAATCGCTTCCGATCCAGCAGCGCCTCCTCGATGTGAAGGAAGAGCTGTGAGTCGTCCACGAGCACGATGGTTTTCTTTTTCTCCGAGTCCCCGGATTTTTCTTGCATCACTTTCCCCTTTTCCTTTCCCTGTGTGTCGGTCACTGAAAATTGATTACAGCTTCATCTCGCCTCCGGAGGAAGTATAGCACAAAGACTCGTTATTTCCAAGGCAAAAACCCGCCCTACCCTCGGCGCGCCCTTTACGTTCCCGCCCCCGCCGGGGAACTGTCCAGCGTGCCGTAGACCGCTTTGCCGTCAAGTATGGTCATGAGGGCGTAGACCACTTTGCCGCTAAGCATGGTCATGAGAACCCTGGTGCCGTAGATCTGCTCCACGGGAATCTCGAATAGATTCCTTTCCAACACGATCAGATCGGCCCGCTTTCCCACCTCTATGGAGCCCGTAAAGGCTTCTATGTGCGAGGCGTAGGCGCCGTTGATGGTGTAGGCGGCGAGCATGGTCTCAAGCGAGGGCTTCTTGCCCGGCATCACCGGCTGGCCGTCGGGGTCGTAGGGCTCGTCCCGGTAGTAGGGAACGGCCTTGCCCGTGAGCGCCGCCGCGACGGACGCCAGCGGGTCCATCTGCGACACGTACCAGTCGCTGGCGCCGGTGACCACCAGCCCGTAATCATGCGCGTCCGCCATGGGCATCAACCGCTCGAATTGCTCCTCGGTCAGATAAGGCTCGACCAGGTCTGCTATGGATTCAGAGTACTGGCGCCACAGCATAGTAAAATTGACGGTGGCGCCGGCCGCCTCGATGCGGGGATAATCGGCGGGGTCGATAAGGTAGCAGTGTATCAGGAAGGGCCAGTCGTTGGGCGCGCCGTTTGCCTCCCTCG
The DNA window shown above is from Acidobacteriota bacterium and carries:
- a CDS encoding diguanylate cyclase is translated as MKDTQGAEIPVPYETLLEAVGEGIVLLDGSQRICYVNKQAGEWLGRKRSELSGVPLHAVLPDPAQKKNVSTQLEKAKKRGVIRFALRLPGKKGNPVHLRVTQTVIRNKEGGGNSILLLLTDVSSYKTLEQELRKLQVHDEATGLYSQRYFFEQLNMNFEHWKRYNRELSVVLFRINGMKPFRDEYGTDVAETFMSKLSHSLKEQTRGSDVLCRFDIDVLGLLTFVPSVEFLELVMERLYRTLQSKMEELIKKLPVVMSVSAGATSTLLKKYKIPREMLQDAKKALRSTKPSKAKPGIALGG
- a CDS encoding response regulator; the protein is MQEKSGDSEKKKTIVLVDDSQLFLHIEEALLDRKRFNLVKATTGQQALDLIKRHKPSLVLLDFMLPDINGTEVTKRVREDPEVTDIPIVIITSKGSEEQKLECFKAGCNDFITKPINGSVLKLKVDRLVNIAPRMSYHTIVKLLEDGKNKNDFVLSSSINVSETGVLLETFKEFEVGTKVALQFYTTVSREPVVAQGFIVRAQEKGFRGAKGYAVTFSYVSDEDRTKIRALMKHTG